catggtcattttagaaagttatatagtcaataaaacttaaaaaaattgatcTCATTACATACCTATTCAATTTTAAAGCCACAGTTTTAACAATATGTGAGAAAATTCTTTAACTCCATACTTTGCGTAATACCTATACCATTTTTTCAAGGTAGTTTTCAATACTAAAATTGTTTCTTATGGCACCAGTGTGATAACCTTTGATAGCTTACCATTGATTGGTTGattgatttgttcatttcttaGAGAAATAGGCCAGAGATTGGTTACAGCTTCTCCTACACAGTCCTCAGGAAAACTTAACAAAGAGTTGCATttaccaataaatatttttctgtaaagaaaagcAGTCAGGCTGAGGAGGAAGATCTGTACAGACCAAATGAAAAGGAGATTTGGACACATATTTTGGTAACTTAAGGCAAACCTGGTCTCCCTTCAGTTGCCTGGGTAAGAGTCTGTATTACCCGGTTTATTCTGAGGAAACAGACCTGGCTTCAAAATTTTGCCAGCATACCTTGGGAGAGGGAGTGAATATTGTGTCCAGTTGTTTGAagctcacttctttctttcttttctatcttttttgctatctttctcttttttagtttctttgcctctttctttcctttccttctttaaaaaatatacatatcctTTTATTATAATAGATGCAGTGAATGTGCATTGTGGAAATGGAGGGGAATAAACtcacattttcatcacccagGAATCACTATTGTTAGCACTGTACTGCATAACTTCTAGATATTTCTCTGTACAtatatttacagttttaaaatataaattgagaTCATACTGTATATCCTGTTGTGCAATCTGCTTATTTTTGTTAATGAGCTCATCTAATATCCAACCTataaccatttttttcccaatcGACCCCTAAATGACTACAGTTAATTTGCTCAAACTGATAGCCAATTTCAAAACCACACAACATTAGATTATGAGGTTTCTTAAGTCTCTTTTATACTAATGCAGTTATTTATTTGtctggatttatttctgaaaaaattatatatatacacacacaccacgtaCACACTTTCATACCAGAGATGTGAGTATacagttagttttttttttttttttttttgcggtacgcgggcctctcattgttgtggcctctcccgttgcggagcacaggctccggacgcgcaggctcagcggccatggctcacgggcccagccgctccgcggcatgtgggatcttcccgggccagggcacgaacccgtgtcccctgcatcggcaggcggactctcaaccactgcgccaccagggaagccctacagttatttttaatgttattttaccTAAGCAAGTTTTATAGACAAATTTGTTAGAATGTGGACGCTTCCTTCACCCTTTTTGATGTTTCTTATGCTTAggcttatttttccattttaagggAGAACTATTTTATGCACTGAAAAGCAAGAGCTCTATAATTTCTCCACCAAGAAGAGCAAGGAGACATTTCTGCATGCTGGTATTCTGCATGCTGCTTAAGTAATGTTGTAGAATACAGTTAGTTgcaaaaaataagttatttggTATCTATCAAATACTTATTTGCttagaaaatcatattttaaaaggtaggaCCTATGTCACGTAAAATAGTGTGTTTATtacttaaaaaagtttttttagttGGCAGTTTCCTTATTAGACAAACTTAATTTCAAACATTTGATTCTAAATGTGACTATGCTTCCTTGTATGAGCCTTTGGTATAAGCCTGAAATTTTTCAGTTCATACTAATTTGTGTTATGAACAGAGCTTTTTAATCTAAAGAAATCGAATTTCCTTTGTCTGTAGTAATAACTTTATAGCATGAAGAGTATATTCAGGTTGGTACTCAACaggtctgttcatgtctttttctACAGATGGCTAAGAAGGAAACGGATAGAAAAACGAGCAGAGCAGCAAGCTGTCAAAGAAAGAACTAGACAGCTCCGACTGGAAGCAAAGCATTCTAAACAGTTACAGTACCACCTATATAATATGTCAGAAGCCAAATCTTTTCGTTTTACTGATCATTACAGCTGAAGGTATCTATTAAATACTTCATTTGGAAGCTGCTGTCCTCAAAATTTTCGATATCATTTCTTATGGCCTGTGTGCTTTGGTCATACTCTAAATTATGGAAATGCTATTTATCTTTTGGTAATGTTGATAGTgaatttatcttatttcttttaacaCTAGAGCAAAATAAATTTCTTCTCTCATAGCATTGTAATGTGTTATACCACCTCTTAGTCCATGCAAAAAATTGAGCAACAAATAAACTGTACATTCCTttacttctaaattattttaacatgtcTAGCTGGAACGGACACAAAAAAGGGACAGATATCTATTATTAGTTtctgttatcattttaaaaaaaatgcaatagaaCATTTCATAAGGCAGGAGGAGTGACCTCTTAAACAAGCCTGGTTCAAGGCCTGATACAAAGTCCTAATTATGTCAGATTTGAATTTGAATACCTATGGCAAGCTAAACAGTAGGTTAGGCCTACTTCCacgtgttctttaaaaaaaaaaaaagatagtaacaATTATGTATCCTATTTTGGGTATGTTATACAAAATTATCCAGCTCTTATTGAGAGTTTATATAATGTGCCTGTTGTAAATGCTTTGCATAAATAATTTGAcctaatccttataacaaccctattagtcttgttttgcagatgaggaaaccaaagtaCAGAGGTGAGCAGTTTGCTCACAGATTCTGAGATCTGAATGATTGCAAAATCCTTTCTGTTAGTTATATTGTAAAGCTTACATACCTTGGTAGACATTTGTGGGTATATAGGACTATACAGGAATCCAGCGTGTGGGAGAACAGTATCCTTGATATGTGTAAGAGCACTTGAGGACTGGAGGACAAAGGCAAACATACAAGTGTGATGGGGAGTGGAGAGTTGCTGTAGGAGTTCTGTTAAAGCTTCAGAAGACAAGGTACTTATCAACTGGGTATTTGTACCTTAATCACTTGACCCTaaattagaaaacacagagaGCTATTCAATCCTGTCTCAACTTCCTATAGCACTTTGAGCATACACCAGGCAATTTAGCATTTCATTATAACTAGTCTTGTGTTGTTTAAAGTTTATCCTTAATGATAAAAACCAATTTGGCATTTAAATATtccacaatatttttcttttacaaaaaaagCTGTTGGAATTTTCATaaggattgcagtgaatctgtagatggctttagGTACTATTGCCATCTTAATGATATTGTCTTCTAATCCataaatgtcttttcatttagtgcagcaatgttttatagttttcagtgtacaaatctttcacctacttggttaaatttatttatagatatttattcttttggattctattgcaaatggaattgttttcttaattttgtttatgggTTGTATACTCAAAACACAAACATAGATGATTTTTGTGCATTGATATTATACCCTGcaactttgttgaatttgtttattagtgcTAAacttttttagtgatttttttttgcattttctctatataggataatatcattttcaaataggggtagttttacttcttcctatcCAAcgggatgccttttatttatttatttttgttgactGATTACTCTGGCTAACATGTCTAGTATAATGTAGAGTAGTAGTAGTTaaagtgggcacccttgtcttttttttccccacagtttAATTGCTTTATGCATTTATTAGCTAATATTAATGCAGCAGAGGGGACAAAAGCTCACGAACACTCCACATATTTCACAAGACGCATTGCAGGAAACAAAGTGACTAAGAAGGATCAATAGTATCCTAGGGTCTTGCTGGACGCATTTCTGGGGGAGGTGGACCTCTTATTTCTGTTGGAGGGGGGTCTCATTCCTGGAGGGGGCATGCCTATTGGCATCCCTCAAGTAGGGGGGAGCCCAATTGGTGGGCGCATGGGTGATCGTATACCAGGTGGAAGAGCCATAATTCCTAGAGGTGGTGTTGCTCGACCAACAGGTGTGGGGGCAGTCCCCCATCCTGGTGGATATTGAGTTGAGGCTCCAGCAATGCTGGCAGTAGCAGCAACTGCAGCAGCTGCTACAGTGTCTCTTCCCTGTGGGATCATTACCTGTTGGGATGGCCCCCAAACCCTTGGACAGGGTCTGCTAACCCAGCAGGAGCCTGGGGAATTTGAACACCAGCTGGACCATCTCTGCCAGCTGCCCTGCCAACTCCAGGGCCTCCTGTAGCTCCAGCAAGTGGTACCCGAGCAATGCCAGTACCTTTGGGGGGTGGTCGCTCCACAGTCATGGAAACCAAGTTCTCCCCACACAGCAACACCTGACCCAAAACCCATTTTTCTTCATGCTCTGCCTGCTTCGCATTCTTTGGCTTGATCTTCCTGAACTCATCACAATCACAGAGGATCAAGTTCATATGCTTGTCAAAAGCCTTGAAGGTGCCAGTGAAGATCTGGCCATCTTGCAGGACACATCTCATCCTATAGTCAATGTGCTGCAGCATCTTGCTGCTCTTCCCCACAGTCATGATTGCTGTTCCACCAAGTCCAATACCTACAGGAAAGTTTTGGGATCCTTAAGACCTAAGGGAAGgctggtttttttttctcttggaatcAGCTACCCAGGTGTTCCAATACTGCTTTAACCACCTCTTGGCGTCTCAGCTAAGAATGCCTGTCTGAGTTCCACATGGAATTCCACCGCAGGtacttgctgctgctgctgagacCACCTCGGGTACAGGCGACACGCCTGGTTGCGTAGCGAGGCTGTCCTTCTACGTTTGACTTGGACTTCCACCTCTGGGATGTGCTGTTCCCTGGTCCATCTCAAGTGTAAGCGGTCCCTGGCCCTGCTCCATCGTGCCACTGGCCGCTCCTCAGAACAGAATGTCTCCAGTGGCCGTTCCATTCTGCCTGGGCATCCTTattttgttcttgatcttaggaggaaagctTTTAGTCTTTTagcattaagtatgatgttagctgtgggttttccaTAAATGCTCTTTATGAAGTTGAGGAAGTTCTATTCTTATTCCTCCCTCTATTTACTCCTTCTATTCCCATTTTTCTGAGtgcttttatcatgaaagtgtgtTGGGTTGTATCAAATGCTCTCTGCGTCAAGTGAAAtgatgtggtttttcttctttgttctagTAATGTGATATATTACGTTGGTTGATAGTCTTAtattgaaccacccttgcattcctgagacAAATACCACTTGGTGGTATATAATCCCTTTACTATGATAttgtatttggtttgctagtattttgtgaggatttttttcatctgtatttgTAAGAGAGATttttctgtagtatttttttcttgtgtctttgtctggctttggtatcagggtaatgctgacctcagaatgaattaggaagtgttccctgttccctctgcttttattttctaggAAGGGACTGAGGTGGATTGGTATAAATTCTTTAAATagttggtagaattcactagtgaaactatctggtcctggacttttctttgttgggatgttttttgttttttaatatactttattttttagagcagttttaggttcacagcaaagttgagcagaaagtacagagagttcccatatatcccctgCTCCCTCCATCCCTAAAACCTTCCCCAGTATCAACATCCCTcaccaaagtggtacatttgttgcaatcaatgaacctacattgacacatcatcaccCAACATCCGTAGCTCACGTTAGGATCCACTCTTGGtgttgagaggtttttgattactgatttaaccTCTTGTTATAGGcttgttcatatttcctatttctcgagtcagttttggtaaattgtgtttctaggaacttttccatttcattcagattatttaatttgttggtgtataattgttcctTTATTTAAATGAGGTTGGTAATAATGTCCTACTCTCATTTCTGAGTTTAGGTATTTGCATCTTCAGTTTTTCATAGTCAGTCTGGCTacaggtttgtcaattttgcggatcttttcaaagaaccagcttttgatttCCTTGAttctctgtttttccattttatctccacCCTAACTTCAATTGTTTTCCTTCCGCTAGTTTTGggttgtttgctcttctttttctagttccttaaggtgtaatgttaggttgttgaTATAtgaactttttttgttgttgtttagctCAGTTAACTGTTATCTTTATTATTGACACTCTTAAAGCAACAGTTGCAGAGGTGTGCCACTAGTTTGTGGTTATGagtgtatgtatataattttttaaagttttttttattgtggtaaaatatatattacctaATTTAtgattttgaccattttttaaaatgtaaaattctgtgtcattaagtacattcatatgttgtgcaaccatcaccactatccatctccataAATTTTCAACagcccaaactgaaactctgtacctaatAAACACAACTCTCCATTCTGCTTTCCCTTAACCCTGGGTAACCGCTATTCcactttgtctctatgaatttgattattccAGGTATGtcaaataagtggaatcatcTAGTGTCTTAAAGATTCATCTGTGCTGTAGCATATCAGAATTTActccttcttaaggctgaataatattccattgcatgtatataccgcATTTTATCTACTCATCCATCAAAGGACATGTGAATTGCTACtgtttggctattgtgaagaatgctgctgctatgaacattggtatacAAATATCcttttgagtccctgctttcaattcttttgggtatctACCTAGAGGTGTAATTGTTGGATCATGTGGCAATTGTGTGTGTAATtgtttgaggaacttccatactgtcctCAATaatggctgcaccactttacattcccaccagcaatgcacaagggttccagtttctccacatctttgccaacgcTTGTTATTTTGCTTTACTGGTAATAGCCACCCTAATGGATATGAAGTGATatcagtttgcatttccctaatgattagtgatgttgagcatctttggatgtacttattggccattcgTATATCTTtttgtggagaaatgtctattcctttgcccattttttaactggattgttttttggttgttgagtCATAGCCCTTTATTTATTCTGGACATTAGACCCTTAAAAGATAcatgattgcaaatatttttctccattttgtaggATGCCTTCTCATTCTgttcattatttcttttgctgtgcagacggttttaattttgatgaggtttatctatttttttcttttgttgcctgtgcttctggtgtcatagtcaagaaatcattgccaaatccactGTCATGGagcttttcctctatgttttatttttttaaaaatctttattagagtataattgctttacaatggtgtgttagtttctgctttataacaaagtgaatcagttatacatatacatatgttcccatatctcttccctcttgtgtctccctccctcccaccctccctatcctatgTTTTATACTAAGTAAACCTAAAGGAAAGGCTGAAGAATCAGTTGTAAATAGTATAAGCTAGATGAAGACTTGAATTGAAGCACATCATTCTGggggaaagataaataaatattcacactaaagaaggcagagaaatttATTGCCACTTGAAACTATAACTCAGATGAAtcagaccaaaacaaaacaaaaccattaaGTTGACATTAAAACATGTTGTTATTTGATCATATTTGTCTTTTGAGGATTTCTTTACTGATAGGCACTTCTGCAACCAGTTAGGGTAATTTGGTGTAAACATTTTGTGGACATTTTTAAAGGTATACAAAAGGATGTTTGATGATAGCTGGtcataagtaaataataatatatatgacataaaaATTGATGAATTGCATTTTTGAGTTTGAACAATGTTCTAGAAAgatccgttttttttgtttttttttttgcggtacgcgggcctctcactgctgcggcctctcccattgcagagcacaggctccggacgtgcaggctcagcggccatggctcacaggcccagccgctccgtggcatgtgggatcctcccggactggggtacaaacccgcgtcccctgcatcagcaggcggactctcaaccactgcgccaccagggaagcccaaagatccTACTTTCTCTGCCATATTTCATAAGTATCAAATTGGATACTCCTGTTGTGCTGCAATTGCCAAAATGAGCTCAATAGTTAGAATGTTTCTTCTGTATATCAAATTGCATCCATTCAAAATATGGAACCCCCTgcacaaaaccaaaatgagaacaTGTTTTGCTCAAGCATTTGTTAATGTggctgtaaaatatttaaaagtttcctaacatatagcatttatttttaagtagtcCCTTCACCCACAGTGTTTCCATAAGACTCTTTTGTAGCCCCTAAAAATCACCAAAAAGGGAAAGGACTCCTACCCCACTCCCTCCCCGACCCCTGCCAGCTACTTTTACTTTAGAGTGGAggtcagaaaactttttctgtaaaggaccagatggtaaatattttaggctttgctaGTCATACAAACCCTGTTGTAGCTACTCAATTCTGCTGTTGTAGCACATGAAACCAACTACAGACAACAGTAAATGAATGGGTATGGCTGCATATGACCCAAGGCTGTAGTCTGCCAATCCTTGCTTTAGAGTACAGAAATTAATTTgcttatgtaaaatatatagcaagATTAATAAATTAGAGCCTAAAAGAAGGTACAGAATCGTTCTTTTAGTCCTTTAGGAAAACCATCCTGTAATGCCTGTATTGTCTATTTCAAATATAGCTACACAGTTTCACTTTTTTCTTACCCTGAGATATTTATTAAGAAAGGGTAATCCAGAGTCCAGTACATGAAACATCTTTGGggatatatattattaaatagaaaGTGATAATACTTCTAGCATTAAAAGAACCCCAGCTGCCAAATTATAATGACTCTGTAGTGTGCCTCCAACATACTGACTGTTAAAGGGCAGTAAGTTCTCCCTGGCAGTTACCGCAGCAATTGAAAGTTATATTTTCATATCTTGTATAGGGATGAAATCgtccaatatttttctttgtagcaaGTAAGGTGGTTGGTGAAGACTCAGAAAACGGATTATCAGCTGAGCTCTCTGTACAGGTTACTGGATCCAAAATGCGTAGAACCTAAGGAAAATAAGAGGTGATGTCAGATGTATGCAGGAAGGACTGTAAAAGCCCTtggttttattaatatataaaagtgcTATTTCATTAGTATGAAACTGCCATAAAAGATAACATCTGAATGATGCATTTGATTAGAGAACTTATGCCTTTTCTCAAAAAGCTCTAAATTTGACAATGATGTCAAGTTATTATATTACCTaggttacctattttaaaaaatgaaattactctTATGCATAttgatgaaaatatatgaaaacataaaagaaaattaggttATATCAATTTTACTATAAGTAatgttgatttttatctttaaccAAAAAGTATGCACTACCTTTCTCCCTCAGTCCTTCACTGAACTGCCTGGAACTGGGATTCTGCCTTCATTCTTCTACTGAAATGTTATTTCAAAGTTTTTGATCATTTACTTGTAAAATcaatggttttcatttctctttttctaatttatatgcAATATTGGATGCTAACGATcatgcttttgtttcttggattcATGGACACCATACTCTCTTAATTCTTCTTCTGCTCTGATTCTTCCTATTCTGTTTCCTTTACTGAGACCCACAACAGGAGGAACTCTTGGGTTGAAAAAAATTCTCCAATTAAGGGCAAGGATAACATGGCTGGCTCATAGCTCCTGTttctcattttcatattcttccaACCATCATCATATGATGAACATGGGTTATTGGGCAAAGGAGGCAGGTACTGGAATTGGAAAGGAATTGGGAAAAGCAGTAGCGGAAAGAGCTTTCTCTCCTTCTATGTAAGGCTTATTCAAAAACAGCTTTCAGAAATGGCTTGAGATGTCTGTTTCCCTAGCTCTCATATTGTCCagcaggtttttttccttctaagttACCAATGTACCCAAAGAGCTATAGCTAATTTAAAAATGTCCTGGCATCATTTAACAGCTACCATTCTATTTTAGTACCTCTGTTTTTCTACTGGATTACTGCTTTTTCGATTTAGTTTTTGATATCCTTCTATTTTTTACGGAACTTGGTTAGATGCTACTGGACAAACAGAGATAAAGGGCTTATCTtaaagctgcttataaatttagAAGGGAAAATTATAACAGTACCCCAACTCTCTATATATGTTATTACATTATGTGCCTTTAGAGGGAGGAACAAAATGCCAAAGGAATACAATTAAAGGAGACCAAGATACCAGTAGAGATACAAGGTTTCTAGATTTTAGCCTGAAAGTGATagggaaggattttaagcagggtgCCTTTCAGAGAGATCACTCTATACACAGCGGGTGGATGAGGGAAGGAGTGGGCACTAAAGCAGACATGggaagaacagagaaagggaGTTTACAGCAATAATCTAGCTAAGAAATGCTGACCTTGAAGCAATGTGGCTAAAAGGTCCAAGAGACACTAAGGAAGTAGGACTGTCAGTTTTGTTCAATGAGACAAGGTGGATAAAGGATTGGGAGAAGGGGATGTAAACCAAGCCTTGAGGCTACCCACCATTGTATCGTGAAGTAGGAGGGTGTAGGGTTACGTAAGCCAAGGGAAGAGAGTGTTTCAAGATATCAGGAGTAGTTAATTATACCAAATGCTACTGGCAGCAACCAGGTAGGCAGCAACACCATTTCCcaacaaaagaatagaaaaagagaaacgaTTTTGGATAAAGCTGATGAGTTTAGTTTCAGGGACTGATTCAGTAAATAGCTGAACACCTACTGTTGTACAAAGGATTATGCCAGACCTTGAGGAAATGCAAGACATAAGCTCCTTAAAGAACTCACAGTTTGGGAGAGAGATTTAACATGATAAAGAGCTAtactagatatatatatatatatatatatatatatatatatatatgtacaaaatggAAGCCTGGAGGAAGGAACATCTAGGTTTGCCTGTGGGATTCAGGGAAGGCTGATTCTTAAAGGCAATATAGTGGTTGGGCAAGAAGAGAGATGTTGGGAGGGCAGTCTAGGCAGAGGGAAAGTATGTACAGAGGCATGAGATACAGTGGCCTATCTGTGGAATGCAAGTGGTTAACACTGCTGGGATGTGAAGTGCAGAGGGTGGACACACCTGGAAAGTGATACTAGAGAAGGGGAACTGGAATAATGATTAATGAAAGGCCTTCTCTACAATATGAAATAATTCAGATTCAGTAATGAGGGAGACTGGGAGCCCTCTGAACAGCAGTACCAAGAATGATGGGATTGGCATTTTTGAAATAACTCACTGACAGTAGAGGATGGCATGGAGGCAGGTAAAAAGCAAGGTGGGGATATTGGTGAGGAGGCTATTACTAAAGTTTAGCCTGGAGATCAGGTGTTTGAACTTGGGAGAGGGGATAAATTAGAAGGAACTGACAGGACTTGTAAAGGCAACAGGATTAGAGGGATGAaggatataataataaaaatgatagctactatttattgagaaaTTACTGTACCTATACTGGAAACTGCTACaggctttatatgtattattttatggaATCCCCAAAACTGTTGAGATCACAGTTCATGGAGAGATGTTGAAgattttaaaagtggaaaagtTCTGGTAATGACAAGGCCTATGACTGGGATGAGGGTGAACCTGGATGGTTGTAGAACTGTGAGACCACAGTATTTGACAGGTCACCTGCATGAGCCCTCAATTCACACAGGACTGAAGGTACCAGGTCTACACTAATTGCTTCTGTGGAGTCTGGCACATTCCCATCtatatggggaaaaaacaaataacatctTAGACCAGAAGTAATCAATTATCTACTCTTGATTACTAAATTAAGAGTTCTACACAGTGGTTTTCATATCAAAATGAGCTCAAGAAAAGGATTATCAATGATTCAGTAGCTAAAAAATAGGTCATCTTTAAAAACAACTAcaactacatttttttctcaagtgtttgAGAAAATTAAAGCTCAGAGGAGGAAATAATTTTCTACAAGATCCCTAGCTCATTAGTATGACAATCAAATTTTGATCCCATATTTCCTAACTCCCAATGCCAAGCACTTTCCATTACAACATGTCACCTTTCAATACGAGGACAGTCTTAGAGGTTCCACAGATCATGAAAGAGAAGTATTTTACCGTTTCAGCCATTTTTTCTGCTGGGGTGCTGCAgaattcaactgttgatggaaaCTTTTTTTGACCATTAGTGCCAACATTTCCCAGAAGATGAGAATTTACTGCTTTTGCCAACTTGTGATTTGTTAACGCTAGTTCTGCTGTGCTGTGAGGTTGCGCGTTAGGGTAGTAAGTTTGCTCTCTTCCCCACTGCAAGGAGACCAAGAGCTCCTCCAACAACCTGCAAAGAACACACATGAGCACTCAATATTAATAAGAGgataaaatctaaaaatcaagaatgatgaataaatgagaaacatATTTCTGAAATCATATAGTATCTTTCTCCTCTATTTTTCTCTCAGAGTTCAATAAATCAGGAAGTCTGGTAAAATAAGTCAGATTACAGAAAGCACTTATTGATTTTATGGTTATCTGGaaatcattcaacaaacagtACATTTTTTAGTTCTCATATTTTAGTACAGGTAATAATAGTGTACTCATACAGTATTATACAACTACAGATTTgtgcatttattgagatatttataTGGTATATGTATATGATAATTTTTTGTGTGAGTTACATTGGTTGATTTCTAAATGATAAACTAACTTATAATGCTTGGGATAAAACCTACTTGGCCACaatctataaacatttttatatactgttgGATTTGAATCACTAAAAttctgttaaggatttttgcatctgtattcattagagatattggcctgtagttttcttgtagtgcctctgtctggttttggtgtcaagatgatgctggcctcata
The sequence above is drawn from the Tursiops truncatus isolate mTurTru1 chromosome 1, mTurTru1.mat.Y, whole genome shotgun sequence genome and encodes:
- the LOC101323267 gene encoding SNRPN upstream reading frame protein-like; translation: MERPLETFCSEERPVARWSRARDRLHLRWTREQHIPEVEVQVKRRRTASLRNQACRLYPRWSQQQQQVPAVEFHVELRQAFLAETPRGG